One stretch of Echeneis naucrates chromosome 11, fEcheNa1.1, whole genome shotgun sequence DNA includes these proteins:
- the kdf1b gene encoding keratinocyte differentiation factor 1, with product MSTSSIGSLRHSSGPGSNRHGLSQSSSQRSSYEERSVDPVDYMLPEPKTVHKAHLKDANGKQSETIGFIPGSVDSRSAAQTCDPCTSPKSCRTFMCNILTCGLYWVCQQSILAPCLAPNESTPDEPEKVSLQSVKLGDNKEEDNTDWLEDVCIAGVKVDSQRQYLDVETKSTLCVPSAYSQTLRSNHSLHDSMRFDDWEDGEENVDSLITKKLLELYSEYQIEELARCTSDSVFLKKSKAINHLINSLAEEHKMDEQEAECRLVRGIIRISTRKSTKRKPQTSRVERTLSDSGNETMRESDSLSFSNNNDYKSNPNIQISELTSSDKCARDMCRTNGGHTSRSPTAYSHSHMDTNSSGVSLTHSSVRT from the exons ATGTCTACCAGTAGCATTGGCAGCCTGAGACACAGCTCAGGGCCTGGTAGCAACAGGCATGGACTTAGCCAGAGCAGCAGCCAGAGGTCGTCGTATGAGGAGCGCTCTGTGGACCCAGTGGATTATATGCTACCAGAGCCAAAGACAGTCCACAAAGCTCACCTAAAAGATGCAAATGGGAAGCAGTCTGAGACCATTGGCTTCATTCCTGGTTCAGTTGACTCCCGTTCTGCAGCACAAACATGCGATCCCTGCACCTCTCCAAAGAGCTGTCGAACCTTCATGTGTAACATTTTGACCTGTGGTCTTTACTGGGTTTGCCAGCAATCCATTCTTGCTCCCTGTTTGGCACCAAACGAGAGCACCCCAGATGAACCAGAGAAGGTCAGCCTTCAGAGTGTGAAACTAGGAGACAATAAAGAGGAAGACAATACAGACTGGCTGGAAGATGTCTGTATTGCCGGAGTCAAAGTGGACAGTCAGAGGCAGTATTTAGATGTTGAAACCAAATCTACACTATGTGTACCTTCGGCTTATAGTCAGACGCTGCGCAGCAATCACTCTTTACATGACTCTATGAGGTTTGATGACTGGGAGGATGGTGAGGAGAATGTGGACTCTCTAATTACTAAAAAGCTGCTGGAGCTCTACTCCGAATATCAAATTGAAGAGTTGGCAAGGTGCACTTCAGattctgtgtttctgaaaaagaGCAAGGCCATCAATCACCTCATCAATTCGCTTGCAGAGGAGCATAAAATGGATGAACAGGAAGCAGAATGTCGCCTGGTGCGAGGCATCATCCGCATCAGTACACGGAAGAGCACAAAAAGGAAGCCGCAAACATCCAGGGTAGAGAGGACGCTGTCGGACAGCGGGAATGAGACAATGAGGGAGAGCGATTCCCTGTCTTTCAGCAACAATA ATGACTACAAATCAAACCCAAACATCCAAATATCAGAGCTGACCTCCTCTGACAAGTGTGCCAGGGATATGTGTAGAACCAATGGAG